One genomic region from Diabrotica undecimpunctata isolate CICGRU chromosome 9, icDiaUnde3, whole genome shotgun sequence encodes:
- the LOC140450120 gene encoding uncharacterized protein — translation MVRQKKTDKTVGRFNEDSMREAVNLVISGISIRQAAREKNLSFKTVSRYVKKYRDDPECRMAPNYKINQIFSLELEEALVDYIITCSKMFYSLTITDCRKLSYDLAKANKLKIPKNWEEEKKASVDWYKGFRHRHRTISLRTPEGCSLARAAGFNKENVNLFFNKLEIVLQRHPNFSNGFRIYNLDETGTLTVQNNSTKVLAKKGTRQVSKIQSSERGTLVTTCCIVSANGSAIPPVMVFPRVHFKSHMLAGAPCGTLGLATKAGWMNTECFIEVLKHFIKHTCSSKANPSLLIMDNHESHISLEAIILCKDNGVTVLTVPPHCTHRLQPLDVGLLKPFHIFYNDALS, via the coding sequence ATGGTACGTCAGAAGAAAACGGATAAGACAGTGGGTAGATTCAATGAAGATTCTATGAGGGAAGCAGTCAATCTAGTTATCAGTGGTATATCAATTCGTCAAGCTGCTAGAGAGAAAAACTTAAGCTTTAAAACCGTAAGCAGATACGTAAAGAAATACAGAGATGATCCCGAATGCCGAATGGCTCCTAACtataaaataaaccaaatattttcTTTGGAACTAGAGGAAGCTCTCGTTGATTATATCATAACgtgttcaaaaatgttttacagtTTAACAATTACCGATTGTCGCAAACTTTCATATGACTTAGCGaaagcaaataaattaaaaattccaaaaaattgGGAGGAGGAAAAAAAAGCTTCAGTCGACTGGTATAAAGGATTTCGCCATAGACATCGTACAATATCCTTAAGAACTCCAGAGGGATGTAGTCTAGCAAGAGCAGCAGGATtcaataaagaaaatgtaaacttattttttaataagttggaaATAGTTTTGCAGCGACATCCAAATTTTTCAAATGGATTCAGAATTTACAATTTAGACGAAACCGGAACTTTGACAGTTCAAAACAATTCGACAAAGGTGCTAGCCAAAAAAGGCACTAGACAAGTGTCTAAAATTCAAAGCAGTGAAAGAGGTACACTTGTTACCACATGCTGCATTGTAAGTGCAAATGGAAGTGCAATCCCACCCGTAATGGTATTTCCGAGAGTCCATTTTAAAAGCCATATGTTGGCAGGAGCGCCATGTGGGACGTTAGGCTTGGCTACGAAAGCAGGATGGATGAACACAGAATGTTTTATTGAAGTTTTAAAACATTTCATTAAACATACTTGTAGTTCAAAAGCTAACCCTTCACTATTAATCATGGACAACCATGAGAGCCATATATCTCTTGAAGCTATCATTCTGTGCAAAGATAATGGGGTCACTGTTTTGACTGTGCCTCCTCATTGCACCCATCGGTTGCAACCATTAGATGTGGGTCTGCTAAAACCGTTTCATATATTTTACAACGATGCTTTAAGTTAG